From one Cupriavidus sp. P-10 genomic stretch:
- a CDS encoding porin: protein MHKRFIALLALGAGSMPAVAQTSGGVTLYGLLDTTIRYSTNEDAAGHGRTQMTDGVLTGSRWGIRGAEDIGGGNKAWFILESGFSPDTGTSQQGGRLFGRTAVVGFDGPYGKLALGRQYTLAHEVLSSYEAMAFANNSIVGYQGGNYTGLRYDNTLKYIKSFGGLQVAAAYTFGEVPGSMKTSSAAAGSLVYSSGPLEIGAVYQQTQNVTSAFFGAVPAAQASKQTVWGVGGTWKAARSQYYLGYTNNRLDVADYRNNVGYVGTRFNLTDALAFIGTFQYDWLRHAGQGGKRLTTAGMLDYNFSKRTDVYVEVDYTHLQGQWIALNSGAAFVNSGNTYGNKTRVGVMAGVRHKF from the coding sequence ATGCACAAACGATTCATTGCGCTGCTCGCGCTGGGCGCGGGCAGCATGCCCGCTGTCGCCCAGACTTCCGGTGGCGTCACGCTCTACGGCCTGCTCGATACCACCATCCGCTACAGCACCAACGAAGACGCGGCCGGCCACGGCCGCACGCAGATGACCGACGGCGTGCTGACCGGCAGCCGCTGGGGCATCCGCGGCGCCGAGGATATCGGCGGCGGCAACAAGGCGTGGTTCATCCTGGAGTCGGGCTTCTCGCCCGACACCGGAACCAGCCAGCAGGGCGGGCGGCTGTTCGGGCGTACCGCCGTGGTCGGCTTCGACGGTCCTTACGGCAAGCTCGCACTCGGCCGCCAATACACGCTGGCGCATGAAGTGCTGTCGTCGTACGAGGCGATGGCCTTTGCCAACAACTCGATCGTCGGCTACCAGGGCGGCAACTACACGGGGCTGCGCTACGACAACACGCTCAAGTACATCAAGAGCTTTGGCGGCCTGCAGGTGGCCGCGGCCTACACCTTCGGCGAGGTGCCGGGCAGCATGAAGACCAGTTCGGCCGCGGCCGGGTCGCTGGTCTACAGCTCGGGGCCGCTGGAGATCGGCGCGGTCTACCAGCAGACGCAGAACGTCACCTCGGCCTTTTTCGGCGCGGTGCCGGCGGCGCAGGCGAGCAAGCAGACGGTGTGGGGCGTGGGCGGGACGTGGAAGGCGGCGCGCTCGCAATACTACCTGGGCTATACCAACAACCGGCTCGACGTGGCGGACTACCGCAACAACGTGGGCTATGTCGGCACGCGCTTCAACCTGACGGATGCGCTGGCGTTTATCGGCACGTTCCAGTATGACTGGCTGCGGCACGCGGGGCAGGGCGGCAAGCGGCTGACCACGGCGGGCATGCTGGATTACAACTTCAGCAAGCGTACCGACGTGTATGTGGAGGTGGACTACACCCACCTGCAGGGGCAGTGGATCGCGCTCAATAGCGGCGCGGCGTTTGTGAACAGCGGGAATACGTATGGGAACAAGACGCGGGTGGGAGTGATGGCGGGGGTCAGGCATAAGTTCTGA